The Bacteroidales bacterium genome includes the window TAACCAACAGCAAATATTAATGTATCTTTTTTAATAAAATTTTCATTAGCTGCCCAGCAACTACTTAAAAGCAAGGGATTTTCAGGTGTTTTGACATCAAAAACAGTAAGACCGTAATCTGAAACCACATAAGCATAATCATCTTCAACCAATATATCGTTACCCCAACTTATATCATAATTTGTTCCAATAACTTCACCATTTTCGGGGTCTGAAACATCAATAATAGTAAAGCCATTCATAGAAGTAAGGTATGCATAATTTCCTTTTTTATATATTCCATGATAATAATCCTCATAATCATACCAAAAGCATAATTCTGGGTTTGTCAGATTGGTTAAATCAGAAATATAAAATCCGAATTCCCAGTTTGTAACATATAGATATCCGTCTTGTATATATATATCGGTTATCACATCAGAAGGTGGCCATGATTGAGCATAATCCCCTGCGATTTCAGGACTTTCAGGGTCTGACACATCTACTATATTGCCTCCTTTTAAATAAAGATAATTGTTATATTTAATACATCTGTATCCTGTTCCACAATCTATTCCACTTAATTCCGAATGACTTTCAATTTCAGGATATATTGGAGCTTCAATATTTAATATATGTAAATTATTTTTTCCTTCTATATATATAAAGTTATCTTCTATAAGTAAATAAGGAAAGTAAGTATGATTGTTATCAATTAATTCAATTTCATTTAATTGAACAGGTTCAGTTGTGTTTGTTATATCATAAATTTTTAAATTGATGATTGTATCAATACTGTTATAGGTACTAAATATTGTATAAAGATAATTATCTGACAAATCGAAAGATTTCACATTTTCAATTTCACTGAGTAGTTTAGGATATTTAATATTGCTTATTTCAAATATTTTCAATTTATCTATAAATGTATCATTCTCATAATGATGGATTTGTAAAAACAGTATATTGTTTTTTATGCAGGATTTTATTGTTCTTTCCTGAAAACCTGTTAAATAATCAGGTTTATGCGGAGTTGAAATATCATAGATATATGTAGTATCCATTATTGCACCACCGCTAACAAAAAGATAATTGTTGTGTAAATCAATATAAGTGTTCATAGTTATAGGTAAAAGTATGCTATTTACTAAAAGAGGATTTGTTTTCTCAGTTACGTCAAATATCATAATACCCCATTCATTTACTGCATATATTGTATTATTCTTTGTAACAATATCATAATAAACGCCTGAAATTAAAGGAGATGAAACATGTTTCAAAGCGTTATCAGTTTTAGAATTATTACTTATATTATATGTTTTTCCGGTATTTTCAAAATTACCATGATTACACAACTTCATTTTTTTGTTTAAAGTAATGTTTTGTAGTTGTGTTTGTTTATTAACATAGTATGCTGATTTTGAACTATTATTTTTTTGATATTTAAAGGTATTAAAATGTCTTTTAATATTATTTGTATCATTGTTGCTTTGCATGGTTGAAATTAATACAGGTTTGTTCCATTCCTGGGCATTTAAGTTTAGTTTACAAAGTGTGAGTGAAATTATTAAGGTAATTATTGTAAATAAGTGTTTCATTAGTTGTATTTTTAAAATTACGTAATAAAAAAAATAAAATTCCCTTTATATATATTTATACCATTTTCTTAAAAATATTATCTGTTTTTTTCGGTTTTTTTTCAACAATACTTGTAAGGCTTTGATTATCTGATAGAAAAAATTAATATTTGTTAACTAAAAAAATATTTTTAAAAACGTTTTTGTATAAAAAATTATATACAAATATATAATTATCTTTTTGATAATACATGTATTATATTATTTTAATTAATTGCAGAGATACGTTAATAGTTAAAAAGACACGTCAAGGTGCATCTTTTCAGGGTTGTAGCGAGATGAATAATAACTATTTCCCAAACAATAATTGACAATCTTTTTGTTTACCGTTTTCATATAATTCAACAGGTATAATCTTCCAGTTTTTTGTTTTTTCAGGGTCAATTATCTTTTTTTGTTTTATCCATTCCATCATATAATATCTAAAATCCTTATCGGTAGAAAATAATATTCTGTTTTTTAAGTCTTCGGGTAGTATTTTTGCACCTTTTGTCAAATGGTAACCTCCACCATTACCTCTATATGAATTAAGTGCAACTTTATATTTTTTATCGTAATCAAAAGGAGAACCATCAGACATTGAAATTATATTAACTTTATTTCCATCAGGCTTACTAACATCTACTTCATAAATAATTCCTTCTGCGGAATCATAATTATAGAAATTACCATAAAGTACAGGATATTTATTATTTGAATTATTATTACTGTTTTCCTCAATATTTTTAAACCTAATAAGATGATCATCAGGGTTTTTCATAGTGTTAAACCACAACTTACAAGCATATTCAAGATAATCCTTAATTTCCTTACCGTTTAGTTCCATTGTATATAACAGGTTTTCAAATCTATACAGTTTAAACATATCTCTTACATATATTTCCCCACTATCAATTTTTGTATTAAAATTAAGAGGAGCAGTAAAAGAGATATCAGCCTTAGTA containing:
- a CDS encoding T9SS type A sorting domain-containing protein gives rise to the protein MKHLFTIITLIISLTLCKLNLNAQEWNKPVLISTMQSNNDTNNIKRHFNTFKYQKNNSSKSAYYVNKQTQLQNITLNKKMKLCNHGNFENTGKTYNISNNSKTDNALKHVSSPLISGVYYDIVTKNNTIYAVNEWGIMIFDVTEKTNPLLVNSILLPITMNTYIDLHNNYLFVSGGAIMDTTYIYDISTPHKPDYLTGFQERTIKSCIKNNILFLQIHHYENDTFIDKLKIFEISNIKYPKLLSEIENVKSFDLSDNYLYTIFSTYNSIDTIINLKIYDITNTTEPVQLNEIELIDNNHTYFPYLLIEDNFIYIEGKNNLHILNIEAPIYPEIESHSELSGIDCGTGYRCIKYNNYLYLKGGNIVDVSDPESPEIAGDYAQSWPPSDVITDIYIQDGYLYVTNWEFGFYISDLTNLTNPELCFWYDYEDYYHGIYKKGNYAYLTSMNGFTIIDVSDPENGEVIGTNYDISWGNDILVEDDYAYVVSDYGLTVFDVKTPENPLLLSSCWAANENFIKKDTLIFAVGYHSLSVHNVKDSYNIQLLDSYNFMLYPWDLCIKDNYLFVADWNFLTDYYGGLRVIDISDPNNLELIATNNPDTTRVYRSIEIKDNYVFMGGNEPGIYVFDISNPLSPTVFTYIDVEQNTGITDMEIQGDSLYTTNLRGKYIFDISNIDSIKLVSYYPGGENNCCWSISVDGEYIYEASSYAFNIYKLKDSTNNSIFNCNYNSNNDIFIQNYPNPFENSTTIKYKIPKSLKNIPVSLNIYNINGQLIKTLFNNQKQKGGVYYEIIWNGNNNTDRKIESGIYIIKFDIGDKSVFKKMLLIK